CGATGTCGATCCGCGCGTCGAAGCAGACCATCCAGAAGGGGCTCGCCGTGTCGCTGGAACAGGCGATCGAGGAGCAGCGGGAGTACCCGGCGGTGAAGGCGATGGTGGCTTCGCAGGACTACATCGAGGGGCCGAAGGCGTTTGCCGAGAAACGGCCGCCGAAGTGGTTGGGGAGGTAGGGCTCTCTCCCTTTTGTCATTCCGGGGCGCGTCGATCGGCGCGAGCCCGGAATCCATCGGGCCACAGCGACTCCGGATGTATGGATTTCAGGGCTCGTCGCTAACGCGACGCCCCGGAATGACGGTTGAGGGAGTTGCCGCGGTTACCCCTCCCTCGACAGCTCCCGCTTGTATGAGGCGTAGTTCGGCTGATCCACGGCGAGCTTGTCCATCGTGGTCTGCCAGAGATGTTCGGCTAGACCGGGCGTTGCGAGATCCACCTCGCCTTTCGCGATGCGCATCGCGAGCGCGCGGTTGAGCTCGGTCAGCGAGCCGTCCACGCCGAGCAGCGCGCGCAGCCGTTCCACCTCCCTCGCATCGCTCCCCTCCTCCAGCGTCAACTGCCGCGTCACGAGGTCGAGGGCGTTGATGGCGACGCGCAGCTTGAAGGCCTGGTGGCCGGAGATCAGCGGCGTGATGTCACTGCGCAGGAAATCGGCAACCGCTTTGGTCAGTTCGATCGGGCTCGGCTCGTCCTGCATGGTCAGCTCCCTCGCGGCGCCAAGAGGCGCAACAGATCGATTTCGGTTTCGGAGGCGCGGCGGCCAATCATGGCGCGCTCCATCGAGTGATCGGGCCCGGTGCGAAACCGCTGCATCATGCCGCAGCACATGATGCCCCAGCGCAGAGTGCCCATCACTTCCCAGAATTTCACCCGCGCCGGATCGACCTTGCGACCCGCGGCCTCGTAGCCCGCGAACAACTCCTCGCGCGAGCCAAAACCGCCGACGGGCTTGTCGATCTCGCCAAATCGCCATGAGTTGACGCAGAGCCAGCCCAGATCCTCCAT
This genomic interval from Bradyrhizobium sp. CB82 contains the following:
- a CDS encoding DUF6285 domain-containing protein, whose product is MQDEPSPIELTKAVADFLRSDITPLISGHQAFKLRVAINALDLVTRQLTLEEGSDAREVERLRALLGVDGSLTELNRALAMRIAKGEVDLATPGLAEHLWQTTMDKLAVDQPNYASYKRELSREG